GTGGCCCTGGGCGGTTCGCCCGGGCCGTTGCCACAGGCGCTGTGGCACGTGCGGCCGAGCGGCGAATCGACGCCCAGATGATCATGATGGACTCGGTGATCGCTACCGGCGCCGCCGACGCCGCCGTGTTGGTCGTTGGTCGTTTTGAGGAGGACGTGGCGGTGGTTCGCCGTATCCGTGGGTGGCCGCGAGCGCCGGCGCTTCTGGCTGCTGTGGCGGCGGGGCTTCCCGCCTTCGGTGAGCAGCTCGGTCCGGCCGCCGAGGGCGTGCTCGGTCCGGTGCAGTGGTGGCCGAGCCGGCGGCGACCTGAGGTGGGGCCGTCAGGAGCCGACTTCGCCGACCGCTATCGGCGCCGGACTGGCAGGGAGCCTTCGTATGTGGCGGCCCAGGCCGCGGCCGCGGGCTACCTGGCCCGTGTCGCCCACCGCCGGGGCTTGGTAGCCGAGACGGTGGGGCAGTGGACGACCTCAACGCTGCTGGGGAACTTTGCCCTGGATGACGGCTGGCGCCAGGTGGGCCACCGCGTGCGG
The Actinomycetota bacterium DNA segment above includes these coding regions:
- a CDS encoding ABC transporter substrate-binding protein, with the translated sequence MEAGAGLELWAEEDDVRLTVVDDGGSRSAALRAYAAWLDQDVDLLIGPYASGLVRAVAPLVCDAGRLLYNHGGSADDLARPGLVSLPAPASTYFDGAVQEAMARQLDRLLVVCGPGRFARAVATGAVARAAERRIDAQMIMMDSVIATGAADAAVLVVGRFEEDVAVVRRIRGWPRAPALLAAVAAGLPAFGEQLGPAAEGVLGPVQWWPSRRRPEVGPSGADFADRYRRRTGREPSYVAAQAAAAGYLARVAHRRGLVAETVGQWTTSTLLGNFALDDGWRQVGHRVRTIRWRHGRMVPVGQAPAGALGFD